In one window of Opitutus sp. GAS368 DNA:
- a CDS encoding LacI family DNA-binding transcriptional regulator, translating to MPRYRAPRLDKTGIVQIAASLGVSPSTVSRALRPETAHLVRPDRRKQIMDLAEKQHFSPNPGARILRKGANATLTLVVPLDENIFFSEYYGRFMAGTLHAAAARGWGVQISTMRRNESANFREAMQHLSLDSSGIIYLAEPLSKMELEQLRGFRRPFVLTKSTLPENTSVRDLGVPVVGVDNLAGARSVASLLLQLGHRRIGLLLGPEGSRDAHERKQGYLEMLQTAGAMPRPEWIYSGSFSAETGRTGIARFLEGPERPTAICCANDEIAFGAVHAAHLAGVRCPDDISIVGFDDGIWATACQPALTTIRQPLADLAERAVGLIVEAANDPGRLRRMVSDDMPAPMMIRDSTRPLRPTDRK from the coding sequence ATGCCCCGCTATCGCGCACCGCGCCTCGACAAGACAGGCATCGTGCAGATTGCCGCCAGCCTGGGTGTCTCGCCCTCCACGGTCTCCCGCGCCCTGCGGCCGGAAACCGCGCACCTGGTCCGCCCCGACCGCCGGAAACAGATCATGGACCTGGCGGAAAAGCAGCATTTCTCCCCCAATCCCGGCGCGCGCATCCTGCGCAAGGGGGCCAACGCCACCCTGACGCTGGTCGTGCCGCTGGATGAGAATATTTTCTTTTCGGAATACTACGGCCGGTTCATGGCGGGCACCCTGCACGCCGCCGCCGCCCGGGGCTGGGGCGTGCAAATCTCCACCATGCGCCGCAACGAAAGCGCCAATTTCCGGGAGGCCATGCAGCACCTGAGCCTCGATTCCTCCGGGATCATCTACCTGGCCGAACCGCTCAGCAAAATGGAGCTGGAACAGCTCCGGGGCTTCCGCCGCCCTTTCGTGCTGACCAAGTCCACCCTGCCCGAAAACACCAGCGTGCGCGACCTGGGCGTGCCGGTCGTGGGCGTGGACAACCTCGCCGGCGCCCGCTCCGTGGCCAGCCTGCTCCTGCAACTGGGTCACCGGCGCATCGGCCTGCTGCTCGGTCCCGAAGGCTCGCGCGATGCGCACGAGCGCAAGCAGGGTTACCTCGAGATGCTGCAGACGGCGGGAGCCATGCCCCGGCCGGAATGGATCTACAGCGGGTCTTTCAGCGCCGAGACCGGCCGCACCGGCATTGCCCGGTTCCTGGAGGGCCCCGAACGGCCGACCGCCATCTGCTGCGCCAATGACGAGATCGCCTTCGGGGCGGTGCATGCCGCCCACCTGGCCGGCGTGCGATGCCCGGATGATATCTCGATTGTCGGTTTTGACGACGGCATCTGGGCCACGGCCTGCCAGCCGGCCCTCACCACCATCCGCCAACCCCTGGCCGACCTGGCCGAGCGCGCCGTGGGTCTGATTGTCGAGGCGGCCAATGATCCAGGACGTTTGCGCCGGATGGTATCCGACGACATGCCTGCGCCCATGATGATCCGCGACTCAACCCGGCCCCTCCGACCGACCGACCGCAAATAG
- a CDS encoding Mur ligase family protein gives MRIYFMGICGTAMGNAALLARAAGHEVLGADSGVYPPMSTVLAAAGITLHEGYDPVRLEKLAPELVVVGNAMSRGNAEVEWLLDTRAIPFVSLPAFLYDAVLSVRRNIVIAGTHGKTTTTALTAFLLRANGRDPGFLIGGVPLDPPVGNHLGTAGDPFVIEGDEYDSAFFDKRSKFIHYAPHIAVLNNLEFDHADIFRDLPDVQRTFLHLTRIVPRNGWVVLNGDDANLKALGPLAWTRVVRVGLEEGNDLRIAGFRESAEGVSFRLIWQGKPWAEVKWTLSGIFNARNAAMAALAAGLALFPDDPTKLKLDALAKFRGVKRRQELLVDTPRLKVVEDFGHHPTALAETLQSFRARFPGHIIHAAFEPRSNTSRTKVLQAAFLRALALGDEIYIGAIARPEKLKPEERFDVEAVIQHLATQGVDAYTAPTHAALLDILQGKVAEETERPQVVVFFTNGSFDGIIGKFVKGVTG, from the coding sequence ATGCGGATTTACTTCATGGGCATATGCGGGACGGCGATGGGCAACGCCGCGTTGCTCGCGCGCGCCGCCGGCCACGAGGTGCTCGGCGCCGACAGCGGCGTCTACCCGCCCATGAGCACCGTGCTGGCCGCGGCGGGCATCACACTCCACGAGGGCTACGATCCCGTGCGGCTGGAAAAGCTGGCCCCCGAGCTGGTCGTCGTCGGCAACGCCATGTCGCGCGGCAACGCCGAGGTCGAGTGGCTGCTCGACACCCGCGCCATCCCCTTTGTCTCGCTCCCGGCTTTTCTCTACGATGCCGTCCTGTCGGTCCGCCGCAACATCGTCATCGCCGGCACGCACGGCAAGACGACCACCACCGCGCTGACGGCCTTCCTGCTGCGCGCGAACGGCCGTGACCCCGGCTTCCTGATTGGCGGCGTGCCGCTCGACCCGCCGGTGGGCAACCACCTCGGCACGGCGGGCGACCCGTTCGTCATCGAGGGCGACGAATACGACAGCGCCTTCTTCGACAAGCGCAGCAAGTTCATCCACTACGCGCCGCACATCGCCGTGCTGAACAACCTCGAGTTCGACCACGCCGACATCTTCCGCGACCTGCCGGACGTGCAGCGGACGTTCCTGCACCTGACCCGCATCGTGCCGCGCAACGGCTGGGTCGTGCTCAACGGCGACGATGCCAACCTCAAGGCCCTCGGCCCGCTGGCGTGGACGCGCGTGGTGCGCGTCGGCCTCGAAGAGGGCAACGACCTCCGCATCGCCGGCTTTCGCGAGTCGGCCGAGGGCGTCTCTTTCCGGCTGATCTGGCAGGGCAAACCCTGGGCCGAGGTGAAGTGGACCCTGTCCGGCATCTTCAACGCCCGCAACGCCGCCATGGCCGCGCTCGCGGCCGGTCTGGCGCTTTTCCCCGACGACCCGACCAAGCTCAAGCTCGACGCCCTGGCGAAATTCCGCGGGGTGAAACGCCGTCAGGAGCTCCTGGTCGATACGCCCAGGCTGAAGGTGGTCGAGGATTTCGGCCACCACCCGACGGCGCTGGCCGAGACGTTGCAGTCGTTCCGCGCGCGGTTCCCGGGCCACATCATCCACGCGGCCTTCGAGCCGCGCAGCAACACGTCGCGCACGAAGGTCCTGCAGGCGGCTTTCCTGCGGGCGCTGGCGCTGGGCGACGAGATTTATATCGGCGCCATCGCGCGGCCGGAGAAACTGAAGCCGGAGGAGCGGTTCGACGTGGAGGCGGTCATCCAGCACCTGGCGACGCAGGGCGTGGACGCCTACACGGCGCCGACCCACGCCGCGCTGCTCGACATCCTGCAGGGCAAGGTCGCGGAGGAGACGGAGCGGCCCCAGGTCGTCGTCTTCTTCACCAACGGTTCGTTCGACGGGATTATCGGGAAGTTCGTGAAAGGCGTCACAGGGTAA
- the rimO gene encoding 30S ribosomal protein S12 methylthiotransferase RimO, with translation MIKVSLISLGCAKNLVDSEIMVGHLHQAGMAVIPDAEKADVVIVNTCSFIDSSKEESIGHILEVHQSRGMTKRRKEQKLIVAGCMSQRFSKDLSSSLHDEVDAFIGLDQITKVAPIIEGIYAKERGQDEAPANFIEGKSTYIPDFDTPRFRLTPKHFAYMKIAEGCNHPCTFCIIPQIRGRHRSRTVASVVAEARQLVREGVKELNLISQDTTFFGMDTWEQRPNPRTPVDSSRGTALTTLLRELNAIEGDFWIRLLYTHPAHWSDELIKTIAECPKVARYIDIPLQHISDHMLGRMQRETSGDYIRDLLKRIRAGIPGIAIRTTFIVGFPGETEADIAELCTFIKQTKFERLGVFRYSQEEGTRGAKMPDQILPKVKEARWHTLMGLQRQIAAEVSKSYVGKTLKVLVEEPGVARGEADAPDIDGRVYVPRELPVGEFVEVKITGYQDYDLLALPKGEKPAAFKVAKQAQ, from the coding sequence ATGATCAAGGTCAGTCTCATCTCCCTCGGTTGCGCGAAGAATCTCGTGGATAGCGAGATCATGGTCGGCCACCTGCATCAGGCCGGCATGGCCGTGATCCCCGACGCCGAGAAGGCCGACGTCGTCATCGTCAACACCTGCTCGTTCATCGACTCGTCCAAGGAGGAATCGATCGGCCACATCCTCGAGGTCCACCAGAGCCGCGGGATGACCAAGCGCCGCAAGGAACAGAAGCTCATCGTCGCCGGCTGCATGTCGCAGCGGTTCTCGAAGGACCTCTCGTCGTCGCTGCACGACGAGGTCGACGCCTTCATCGGCCTCGACCAGATCACGAAGGTCGCGCCGATCATCGAGGGCATCTACGCCAAGGAGCGCGGCCAGGACGAGGCGCCGGCCAATTTCATCGAGGGCAAGTCCACCTACATCCCGGACTTCGACACACCGCGCTTCCGGCTCACGCCGAAGCATTTTGCCTACATGAAGATCGCGGAAGGCTGCAACCACCCGTGCACCTTCTGCATCATCCCGCAGATCCGCGGCCGCCACCGCAGCCGCACCGTCGCCAGCGTCGTCGCCGAGGCGCGCCAGCTGGTTAGGGAGGGCGTCAAGGAACTCAACCTCATCTCGCAGGACACGACCTTTTTCGGCATGGACACCTGGGAGCAGCGCCCGAATCCCCGCACGCCGGTCGATTCCTCGCGCGGGACCGCGCTCACCACCCTCCTTCGCGAGCTCAACGCCATCGAGGGCGACTTCTGGATCCGCCTGCTCTACACGCACCCGGCCCATTGGAGCGACGAGCTGATCAAGACCATCGCCGAGTGCCCGAAGGTCGCCCGCTATATCGACATCCCGCTGCAGCACATCAGCGACCACATGCTCGGGCGCATGCAGCGCGAGACCAGCGGTGACTACATCCGCGACCTGCTCAAGCGCATCCGCGCCGGCATCCCGGGCATCGCCATCCGCACCACCTTTATCGTCGGCTTCCCCGGCGAGACCGAGGCCGATATCGCCGAGCTCTGCACCTTCATCAAGCAGACGAAATTCGAGCGCCTCGGCGTGTTTCGCTACTCCCAGGAGGAAGGCACGCGCGGCGCCAAGATGCCCGACCAGATTCTCCCCAAGGTGAAGGAAGCCCGCTGGCACACGCTGATGGGCCTGCAGCGGCAAATCGCCGCCGAAGTGTCCAAGTCCTATGTCGGCAAGACGCTCAAGGTTCTGGTCGAGGAGCCCGGCGTCGCCCGCGGCGAGGCCGACGCGCCGGACATCGACGGCCGCGTCTACGTGCCGCGCGAGCTGCCCGTCGGTGAATTCGTCGAGGTGAAGATCACCGGTTATCAGGACTACGATTTGCTCGCCCTGCCGAAGGGCGAAAAGCCCGCGGCCTTCAAGGTCGCCAAGCAGGCGCAGTAG
- a CDS encoding transposase, translating to MPNLPQRQRLYHAISPWVADTSLYFVTFCTIPRGKNQLCVPEVGERLLASAAHYHVATRWWIRLFLLMPDHVHALMAVSKGDSLPEAVRMWKGYQTKKFGIEWQAGFFDHRLRSAESEQEKADYIRMNPVRAGLVLKPEDWPYFWPKG from the coding sequence GTGCCGAATTTGCCGCAGCGTCAGCGACTCTATCATGCGATCTCCCCTTGGGTGGCAGACACCTCACTTTATTTCGTGACCTTTTGCACGATACCTCGCGGAAAGAACCAACTTTGTGTGCCAGAAGTCGGGGAAAGGTTGCTGGCGTCGGCTGCCCACTATCATGTGGCGACTCGGTGGTGGATCAGGTTGTTTTTGCTGATGCCCGATCATGTGCATGCCTTGATGGCAGTGTCCAAAGGCGATTCATTGCCAGAGGCCGTGCGTATGTGGAAGGGATATCAAACCAAGAAGTTCGGTATCGAGTGGCAGGCGGGTTTTTTTGACCATCGTCTCCGTTCTGCTGAATCGGAGCAGGAAAAGGCGGATTATATTCGGATGAATCCCGTGCGAGCCGGATTGGTGCTGAAGCCGGAGGATTGGCCGTATTTTTGGCCCAAAGGGTAG
- a CDS encoding glucoamylase family protein — protein MPLRSFAVSPLGAACIALFLQGATATGAGPAASSTVALSPADDRLLDDIERAGFRFFVEQSHPRTGLVRDRARADGSPSEGKASIAASGFSLAAWPIAVERGWVSRGEALEHVRTMLDFLAARAPRQHGFFYHFMEMDTGARAWNCEVSSIDSALLYAGAIVAREYFADPAVTALVNRLLDDVDWPWFRNGGPLVSLAWHDETGFSRYRWNQYSEHVLMSLLALGSSPRPLEAGYWQTWRRSPVGRYGDYVYLQEPPLFVNQFPQAFMDLRGRRDAFVDFFQNTRLATLAQRQFSLDLRPEFPAWGENLWGLTASDSATGYKAWGGPPRTLRYNALDGTIVPCATAGSLPFAPRETLAVLHHLRTVYGDRLWKHYGFVDAFNPQTGWVNADVLGIDLGISVLQAENLRTGLVWRLFMQSPEAKLSLAKAGFLSTARTLDPEQEAGLLARATAAWHSLQAQPAAAGLQLTALLSAQLLGLVNANEMLADAGTRLAAGPVPVGTVETAQYAAALITLRQAIPALAPEATRQLDRIDWKSLPAPGPELAAASRLAVFLEIAAGTRPAADWRSLDRATLTLGNVQVLAPADAAGALLPGLWLDERAILSGASASQLAYASLTAEKVPASPLLAVLQLDQFPRETFATPAPSPATPEAAAACLITAANLLVHDAIRQAFQQDPLVRTGRAAIAEFGEAAFGPNTSLIAQRELAGTPPPPPPRFARAVEQALPRDLWDWQTVAGLGFKDSDADVRPGDAPLEFRFAVTWDAAALHFHADVTDAPAGYEVPVGRNRIVELFIDSAGDGLVWTGPGDYQFTYRVGIGAQELYHHAPNEASITPTAHGYTIEAVIPWASLGLMPKTGLEFGLTPAAISEGTKEWEPTLKLNWSYHPLRAGVYQLGRVRLI, from the coding sequence ATGCCCCTCCGCTCTTTCGCGGTATCCCCGCTGGGCGCCGCGTGCATTGCCTTGTTCTTGCAAGGCGCGACCGCAACGGGCGCAGGGCCCGCGGCGTCATCGACGGTGGCGCTGAGCCCGGCCGATGACCGGCTGCTCGACGATATCGAGCGCGCGGGCTTCCGGTTCTTCGTCGAGCAATCGCATCCCCGCACCGGCTTGGTCCGGGACCGCGCCCGCGCCGACGGTTCCCCCAGCGAGGGCAAGGCCAGTATCGCCGCCTCGGGGTTTTCTCTCGCAGCCTGGCCGATCGCCGTGGAACGCGGCTGGGTTTCCCGCGGCGAGGCCTTGGAACACGTCCGGACCATGCTGGACTTCCTCGCCGCCCGGGCACCCCGCCAGCACGGCTTCTTCTACCATTTCATGGAAATGGACACCGGGGCCCGCGCCTGGAATTGCGAAGTTTCCTCCATCGATTCCGCCCTGCTCTACGCCGGGGCGATCGTGGCCCGCGAATATTTCGCCGATCCCGCGGTCACGGCGCTGGTCAACCGCCTGCTGGACGACGTCGACTGGCCGTGGTTCCGCAACGGCGGGCCGCTGGTCTCGCTGGCCTGGCATGATGAAACGGGGTTTTCCCGCTACCGCTGGAACCAGTATTCCGAGCATGTGCTGATGAGCCTGCTCGCCCTCGGCTCTTCCCCGCGGCCGCTGGAGGCCGGCTACTGGCAGACCTGGCGCCGCAGTCCCGTCGGGCGCTACGGCGATTACGTCTACCTGCAGGAACCGCCGCTTTTCGTGAACCAGTTTCCCCAGGCCTTCATGGACCTGCGCGGCCGTCGCGACGCCTTCGTCGATTTTTTCCAGAACACCCGGCTGGCCACCCTCGCGCAGCGCCAGTTCAGCCTTGATCTCCGGCCCGAATTCCCCGCCTGGGGCGAAAATCTCTGGGGCCTGACCGCCTCCGATTCCGCCACCGGCTACAAGGCCTGGGGCGGTCCGCCGCGGACCCTGCGCTACAACGCGCTCGATGGCACGATCGTGCCCTGCGCCACGGCGGGCTCCCTGCCCTTTGCCCCCCGCGAAACCCTCGCCGTGCTCCACCACCTCCGCACCGTCTACGGCGACCGGCTGTGGAAACACTATGGCTTCGTCGACGCCTTCAATCCCCAGACCGGCTGGGTGAATGCCGACGTGCTGGGCATCGACCTCGGCATCTCGGTGCTGCAGGCCGAGAACCTCCGCACGGGGCTCGTCTGGCGTCTCTTCATGCAATCGCCGGAGGCGAAGCTTTCCCTCGCCAAGGCCGGATTCCTTTCCACGGCGCGCACGCTGGACCCGGAGCAGGAGGCCGGGCTGCTCGCCCGGGCCACCGCCGCCTGGCACTCCCTCCAGGCGCAGCCGGCCGCGGCCGGGCTGCAGCTCACCGCCCTGCTCTCCGCCCAGTTGCTGGGCCTGGTCAACGCCAACGAGATGCTCGCGGACGCCGGCACCCGGCTCGCCGCCGGCCCGGTCCCGGTCGGGACGGTGGAAACCGCGCAATATGCCGCGGCGCTCATCACCCTCCGTCAGGCGATCCCCGCCCTCGCCCCCGAGGCGACGCGTCAACTGGATCGCATCGACTGGAAGTCCCTGCCCGCCCCCGGGCCCGAGCTCGCAGCCGCGTCCCGGCTCGCAGTTTTCCTCGAAATCGCCGCGGGCACCCGCCCGGCCGCGGACTGGCGCAGCTTGGACCGCGCGACGCTGACGCTCGGAAACGTCCAGGTCCTTGCGCCGGCCGACGCCGCCGGGGCCTTGCTGCCCGGCCTGTGGCTCGACGAACGGGCGATCCTGTCCGGCGCCTCCGCCTCCCAGCTCGCTTACGCCAGCCTCACCGCGGAGAAAGTCCCCGCCAGCCCGCTGCTCGCGGTGCTGCAGCTCGACCAATTCCCGCGCGAGACCTTTGCGACGCCCGCCCCATCTCCTGCCACGCCGGAAGCCGCCGCCGCCTGCCTCATCACCGCCGCCAATCTGCTCGTCCATGACGCCATCCGGCAGGCCTTCCAGCAGGATCCGCTCGTGCGGACCGGTCGCGCGGCCATCGCCGAGTTTGGCGAGGCCGCGTTCGGTCCCAATACCTCCCTCATCGCCCAGCGCGAGCTCGCCGGGACCCCGCCGCCCCCGCCGCCACGCTTCGCCCGGGCCGTGGAACAGGCTTTGCCCCGCGACCTATGGGACTGGCAGACGGTGGCGGGTCTCGGGTTCAAGGACTCCGACGCCGACGTCCGGCCGGGCGATGCGCCGCTCGAATTCCGCTTTGCCGTCACCTGGGACGCCGCCGCCCTGCATTTCCACGCCGACGTTACCGATGCCCCGGCCGGTTATGAGGTGCCGGTGGGCCGCAACCGCATCGTCGAGCTTTTCATCGACTCCGCGGGCGACGGTCTCGTGTGGACCGGCCCTGGCGATTACCAGTTCACTTACCGGGTCGGCATCGGCGCGCAGGAACTGTATCACCATGCGCCCAACGAGGCGAGCATCACCCCGACGGCCCATGGCTACACCATCGAGGCCGTCATTCCTTGGGCGAGCCTCGGCCTTATGCCCAAAACCGGCCTCGAATTCGGTCTGACCCCGGCGGCCATTTCCGAAGGCACCAAGGAGTGGGAGCCCACGCTCAAGCTCAACTGGTCCTACCATCCCTTGCGCGCCGGCGTCTACCAGCTCGGCCGGGTCCGCCTCATTTGA